One genomic region from uncultured Subdoligranulum sp. encodes:
- a CDS encoding FtsQ-type POTRA domain-containing protein — translation MDRDQRSRQQKSRGGSFAYSGQKRSLGSRLGLEKQKPVRPRGNASRQPPPDPVPPSRRRGAATQRSRTQPQLNPQKAGYTPGAPRRQRRVTQAELLRQRNRRRLLGILGVLAVLALGTIISINLLFKVTSFRVETFDRTTPADTGIYTEEEIIAALGIEQGSSLFGFSTTEKTIQLQSRFPYLDNVQVDIQLPGTVVIKVRPATERFTCMYSGGWMILSDSLKILRTDVSQPEGLTVLSCTLQPDFSPEPGQIVVPVSYNSLLQGEEATLETAQVSAANVLDQMLEEMEAQGLSDGVTALNIADLSNLSFTYQNRIQVLLGNSNRLDYKIRLASVAILDPDKGLSASDKGTLDVSYQQTDGEIKGYFAPDEPDPTPTPTPESTEEGDEAASADSDTDTTDEE, via the coding sequence ATGGACCGCGACCAGCGCAGCCGTCAGCAAAAGTCCAGGGGCGGCTCCTTCGCATATTCTGGACAAAAGCGCAGTCTGGGCAGTCGGTTAGGGTTGGAAAAGCAGAAGCCGGTCCGTCCTCGCGGGAATGCGTCAAGGCAGCCGCCCCCCGATCCCGTGCCGCCATCCCGACGCCGTGGAGCTGCCACACAGCGGTCGCGGACCCAACCGCAGCTGAATCCCCAAAAAGCCGGTTACACCCCCGGTGCACCGCGGCGGCAGCGTCGGGTCACCCAGGCGGAATTGCTGCGCCAGCGCAATCGGCGCAGGCTCTTGGGCATACTGGGCGTACTGGCCGTGCTGGCCTTGGGAACGATCATCTCCATCAATCTGCTGTTCAAGGTGACATCCTTCCGGGTCGAGACCTTTGACCGGACCACACCGGCGGACACCGGCATTTACACCGAGGAGGAGATCATCGCCGCCCTGGGGATTGAGCAGGGGAGCAGCTTGTTCGGATTTTCCACCACGGAAAAGACGATACAATTGCAGTCCCGGTTTCCATACCTGGACAACGTGCAGGTAGATATTCAGCTGCCGGGTACTGTGGTCATCAAGGTCCGTCCGGCCACAGAGCGGTTTACCTGCATGTATTCCGGCGGGTGGATGATCCTCAGCGATTCTCTCAAGATTCTGCGCACCGATGTTTCCCAGCCCGAAGGGCTGACCGTGCTTTCCTGTACCCTGCAGCCGGATTTCTCGCCGGAGCCGGGACAGATTGTGGTGCCGGTCAGCTACAACTCCCTGTTGCAGGGGGAGGAGGCTACGCTGGAAACGGCCCAGGTCAGTGCGGCCAACGTGCTTGATCAGATGCTGGAGGAGATGGAGGCCCAGGGGCTGTCGGATGGAGTGACCGCCCTGAACATTGCCGACCTGAGCAATCTCAGCTTCACCTACCAGAACCGCATTCAGGTACTGCTGGGCAACAGCAACCGGCTGGATTATAAGATCCGCCTTGCCTCGGTGGCCATTCTGGACCCGGACAAGGGTCTTTCTGCCAGTGACAAGGGAACGCTGGATGTCAGCTATCAGCAGACGGACGGGGAGATCAAGGGGTACTTCGCCCCCGATGAGCCGGACCCCACACCTACCCCCACGCCGGAATCCACTGAAGAGGGAGACGAAGCTGCCTCTGCCGACAGTGATACCGATACAACGGATGAAGAATAA
- the murG gene encoding undecaprenyldiphospho-muramoylpentapeptide beta-N-acetylglucosaminyltransferase yields MRVLIAAGGTAGHINPALAIAGALKAADPTAEIHFAGRREGMEYGLVTKAGYPFHHIEINGFQRRLNAENVVRNVVAIWHLALSGPRTRKILDEVRPDLVIGCGGYVSGPIVRAAAKRGIKTAIHEQNAFPGVTNKLLAKDVDLVLAASADAVEKLGAPDKTFVVGNPVRPEVLTADRQAARQKLDAGDRTVILSFGGSLGADRINEVVADLCAWEKQQGANVLHLHATGKRGVILFNRLEREKGFAPGPNLVVTPYINNMPQLLAAADLVIARSGALTLAELEAVGRASVLIPSPNVAENHQYYNALELEKAGAAVVIEEKNLTGEKLIDTVQKLLGTPGKLAEMGQNARKLGNPHSLELITEKLLNLVK; encoded by the coding sequence ATGCGTGTTCTGATTGCTGCCGGCGGCACAGCCGGCCATATCAACCCGGCACTGGCCATCGCAGGGGCCCTGAAGGCAGCGGATCCCACTGCCGAGATCCATTTTGCCGGCCGCCGCGAGGGTATGGAGTATGGTCTTGTCACCAAGGCCGGGTACCCATTCCATCACATTGAGATCAACGGCTTCCAGCGCCGCCTGAACGCCGAAAATGTCGTGCGCAACGTGGTGGCGATCTGGCATCTGGCACTTTCCGGCCCGCGCACCCGGAAAATCCTCGATGAAGTGCGGCCGGATCTGGTCATTGGCTGCGGCGGCTATGTCAGCGGTCCCATTGTGCGGGCGGCTGCCAAGCGCGGCATCAAGACGGCCATCCACGAACAGAACGCATTCCCCGGAGTGACCAACAAGCTGCTGGCCAAGGATGTGGATCTGGTTCTGGCAGCCAGCGCCGACGCGGTAGAAAAACTGGGTGCGCCGGATAAGACCTTTGTGGTGGGCAACCCCGTCCGCCCGGAAGTGCTGACGGCGGACCGGCAGGCAGCCCGTCAGAAGCTGGATGCGGGAGACCGCACGGTCATTCTTAGCTTTGGCGGCAGCCTGGGAGCGGACCGCATCAATGAAGTGGTGGCCGACCTGTGTGCCTGGGAAAAGCAGCAGGGGGCCAATGTACTGCACCTCCATGCCACCGGCAAACGCGGTGTCATCCTGTTCAATCGTCTGGAGCGGGAAAAGGGCTTTGCGCCCGGTCCCAATCTGGTCGTCACGCCCTATATCAACAATATGCCCCAGCTGCTGGCAGCGGCGGATCTGGTGATTGCCCGCTCCGGCGCGCTGACGCTGGCGGAACTGGAAGCGGTGGGCCGCGCCTCGGTGCTGATCCCCAGTCCCAATGTGGCGGAAAACCACCAGTATTACAATGCACTGGAGCTGGAAAAGGCCGGCGCCGCGGTGGTGATCGAGGAAAAGAACCTGACCGGGGAAAAACTCATTGATACCGTGCAGAAACTGCTGGGCACACCGGGCAAACTGGCAGAGATGGGCCAGAATGCCAGGAAACTGGGCAACCCGCACAGCCTTGAACTGATCACCGAAAAACTGTTGAACCTTGTAAAGTAA
- a CDS encoding FtsW/RodA/SpoVE family cell cycle protein, whose product MQNTSLSLLALILDRSVGNIIRMLRVIRLPKAERGPVSWGFVGTLAVTLAYGLIMLFSASYSSGYTKYGDIYHFIKPQAIVAVVGFAAMLFMSRINYRALRYLNETFYFVTLVLLVVALFMPSDSNGCYRWVYFPGGMSLQPSEMAKFAIILGTADALDKHKEKIKNPIYGILLPALPLVPVLILLRLEPHNSAMLLMCAIFATMLLCAGGGGVWLFAAGGLGAAGGLAFYNYLQSSGGYAAERLGGVWGLTPTDTANMLWQTRQSVYAICTGGLFGVGIGNSVQKHQWLPYAENDFIFSVVCEELGFVGALALILLFAAIIVQGILIALNAPDFFGALLGIGITAQVAWQVFCHIGVATALLPNTGISLPFFSSGGTSLLLLLGEMGVLLSISRAGNARMEARQKQHQAEIDRKLGRTPRRPVYRRQST is encoded by the coding sequence TTGCAAAATACATCCCTCAGTCTTCTGGCCCTGATTCTGGACCGCTCGGTGGGTAACATCATCCGCATGCTGCGGGTGATCCGGCTGCCCAAGGCGGAGCGCGGCCCGGTCTCCTGGGGCTTTGTGGGCACGCTGGCCGTCACGCTGGCCTACGGGCTGATCATGCTGTTTTCGGCCAGCTATTCCAGCGGCTACACCAAATATGGCGATATCTACCACTTCATCAAACCCCAGGCCATCGTCGCGGTGGTGGGGTTTGCCGCCATGCTGTTCATGTCGCGCATCAACTACCGCGCCCTGCGCTATCTCAACGAGACCTTTTATTTTGTGACACTGGTGCTGCTGGTGGTGGCACTGTTCATGCCCAGCGACAGCAACGGTTGTTACCGCTGGGTGTATTTCCCGGGTGGTATGTCGCTGCAGCCGTCCGAGATGGCCAAGTTCGCCATCATTCTCGGCACGGCGGACGCCCTGGACAAACACAAAGAGAAAATCAAGAATCCCATCTACGGCATCCTGCTGCCAGCTTTGCCGCTGGTCCCGGTGCTGATTCTGCTGCGTCTGGAACCCCACAACTCGGCCATGCTGCTGATGTGCGCCATCTTTGCCACCATGCTGCTCTGCGCGGGCGGCGGCGGTGTCTGGCTGTTTGCAGCCGGGGGCCTGGGGGCAGCCGGCGGCCTGGCGTTCTATAATTATCTGCAGTCCAGCGGCGGCTACGCGGCCGAGCGGCTGGGCGGTGTGTGGGGTCTGACCCCCACCGACACCGCCAACATGCTGTGGCAGACCCGGCAGAGCGTCTATGCCATCTGCACTGGCGGGCTGTTCGGTGTGGGAATCGGCAACAGCGTGCAGAAGCACCAGTGGCTGCCCTACGCCGAAAACGACTTCATTTTCTCGGTGGTCTGCGAGGAGCTTGGCTTCGTGGGCGCGCTGGCGCTGATTCTGCTCTTTGCGGCCATCATCGTGCAGGGCATTCTCATCGCCCTCAATGCGCCGGACTTTTTCGGCGCCTTGCTGGGCATCGGCATTACGGCCCAGGTGGCCTGGCAGGTGTTCTGCCACATTGGTGTGGCCACCGCATTGCTGCCCAATACCGGCATCAGCCTGCCGTTCTTTTCGTCGGGCGGCACCAGTCTTTTGCTGCTTCTGGGTGAGATGGGTGTACTGCTCAGCATATCCAGAGCGGGTAATGCACGGATGGAAGCGCGTCAAAAGCAGCACCAGGCCGAGATCGACCGGAAGCTGGGACGCACACCGCGCCGCCCGGTCTATCGCCGCCAGAGTACCTGA
- the mraY gene encoding phospho-N-acetylmuramoyl-pentapeptide-transferase — translation MEQTVSYMLAASAVGGFAVTAVTCWLLIPALHRLHFGQTIREEGPTWHNKKNGTPTMGGLGFIFGILVTLGVVWAMFQGQAPEVLGPQQMAAGMMVLFLAFGSGLIGFLDDFIKVIKHRNLGLTAWQKIVFQVAVTVGFMIGLHSLGLLSTQVMLPVAGAVDFGILFYPIAFFGIIFLVNAVNLTDGLDGLCTGVTFVSMLGYLLAGSLLGFVHVSLIASATAGACAGFLIWNFYPAKVFMGDTGSMFFGGLVTALAFIMDRPELVLFFGIVYIWDAMTVVIQRVYFKLTHGKRIFKMTPIHHAFEMRGWREVKIDGFFALIAAIGVALGILYICLV, via the coding sequence ATGGAGCAAACTGTCTCCTATATGCTGGCGGCTTCGGCGGTGGGCGGTTTTGCCGTCACGGCTGTGACCTGCTGGCTGCTGATCCCTGCCTTGCACCGTCTGCATTTCGGGCAGACCATCCGCGAGGAGGGCCCCACCTGGCACAACAAGAAAAACGGAACCCCCACCATGGGCGGCCTGGGCTTTATCTTCGGCATCCTGGTGACGCTGGGCGTTGTCTGGGCAATGTTCCAGGGGCAGGCGCCGGAGGTGCTGGGCCCGCAGCAGATGGCTGCCGGCATGATGGTGCTGTTCCTGGCTTTCGGGTCCGGCCTCATCGGCTTTCTCGATGACTTCATCAAGGTCATCAAGCATCGGAACCTGGGCCTGACCGCGTGGCAGAAGATTGTCTTCCAGGTGGCGGTGACCGTGGGATTCATGATCGGTCTGCACAGCCTGGGCCTGCTTTCCACCCAGGTCATGCTGCCGGTGGCCGGCGCGGTGGATTTCGGAATCCTCTTCTATCCCATCGCCTTCTTCGGCATCATCTTCCTGGTGAATGCCGTAAACCTGACGGACGGGCTGGACGGCCTGTGCACCGGCGTGACCTTTGTGTCCATGCTGGGCTATCTGCTGGCCGGCAGTCTGCTGGGCTTTGTGCACGTGTCGCTGATCGCCTCGGCCACGGCGGGCGCCTGCGCCGGGTTCCTGATCTGGAACTTCTATCCGGCCAAGGTGTTCATGGGCGATACCGGCAGCATGTTCTTCGGCGGACTTGTCACGGCGCTGGCCTTTATCATGGACCGGCCCGAACTGGTGCTGTTCTTCGGCATTGTGTATATCTGGGACGCCATGACGGTGGTCATCCAGCGCGTCTATTTCAAACTTACCCACGGCAAACGGATCTTCAAGATGACACCCATCCACCATGCCTTTGAGATGCGCGGCTGGCGAGAGGTCAAGATCGACGGCTTCTTCGCCCTCATCGCGGCCATCGGCGTGGCGCTGGGCATCCTGTATATCTGTCTCGTTTGA